DNA from Hwangdonia lutea:
GCCCAAATCCTTTATTTCATGGAGTGCTTTATCGGTAAAGTCGTTGAATTTGCCAACACCATTTTCTTCAATCGTTCCCCAAGGTTTGTTGGTTGTATTGGTGTTTCCAAACAAACGTGTAAACACTTGATATACCACTTTTTTACTCTTTAACCCTTTTTTGTTGGAGGTAGATTCGACAACATGGTTTGCTTCTTTTTTGCATCCCATGACTATCGAAAAAAGGAGCATTATCAAAAATATATTCTGCTTACTCATTTAGCTCTTTTTTAATTTTTGTTTGTTGTATTTCTTTTGAGTTTTTCCATATTTAAAAAGTAATATAAGGTTATTCGTTAATAAACAACCAAGATATCGCTTGCTTAAATTCGGTTTTCCAAAACGATTCGCTATGCGTTCCATGAGGCACTGTTTTTTGATGGATATTTTCTTTTGAAAATCCATTTGATTGCATCAATTCAACCATTTTATTGGTGGCATTAACCAAATCTTCACCTTCTTTTTCCCCAACTACATAATAGAATTTTGAGTTGTTTGGATGCGATTTTGTAAATTGAAAACTCGCATCGGCATACCAGAACGATGGCGAAAACACCGCAGCTTTACCAAATACATCGGGTCTTTTTATAGCAGCGTAATGGGCAAACAAACCGCCCATTGATGACCCGGAAATACCCGTATTTTTGCTGTCGGTCTTGGTGCGGTAAACACGGTCGATTTCTGGTTTTAAATTATTCATTAAAAACTTTAAATATAATGCGCCTTCGCCTTTGCCGTACTTTTTATTATCCCAAGCTGAATATTCATTTAATCGCTTGTTTCCACCGTGATCAATAGCCACAACTATTAACCCAAACCCAGTTTCGTTAAACATTTTGTTTAAAGTTTCATCGACATCCCACTCACCACTGTACGAGGTTTTTTCATCAAATACATTTTGGCCGTCTTGCATGTATAAAACAGGATAACGCACATTAGATGATTCGTAGTTTGGTGGCAAATACACGCTTATTTTTCGATGTCGTTGCAGTTGCGGTATGTCAAAATTTTCAGCGAAAACATGCACGTTTTTGGCAGCTGTTGATGCTTTGTTTTGTTGATTTGGGTTGCTCCAATTAGCTATGTTTACGGTAACCGTATCTGTAGATTTTAAAAAAGAATAGGTGCGGTTTTCAATAGGATTACCGTTGGTTTTACACTCAACATTGTCCCAATTTCCTAAGGTGAACTTATAGCTTATAGTTTTGGCATTTTCAGGAATACTAATACTATATTGGTTGTTTTTTTTATGGAGTTTGAAAGGCGTTTTACCACCAGACCAACCCTCGAAATCTCCCGAAATGTAGATGTCGTCTTTAAAATTGTGGGTTTTTGGCAGGTCTTTAATTACAAAGGTAACAACCGCTTTATCCGATAGCCTATTATCTTGTTTTTTCTTATTTGAACAAGACACAAAAATGAAACTTAATAATAAGATGATGATTTGCTTTTTCATCTTTTATTATAGTTTAGTACTTAAAATAGTGCTTCCTTTTTCATTCAATACAAGGCTGTCTTTCCAAACTACTTTAGCATCCGTAATAATATTAAACAAAGTTTTTTCCGTTAAACCCATCTCCTCAAATCTGTTTAAATCTAATTGAATGGGTTCTTCATTTTTGTTTAATATAAGCACCACGGTTTCATCTTCAAAAACTCTAAACAATACATAAACTCCATCTTCTGGCGCAAAATGAATGGTTTTCCCATCGTGAATGGCTTTACTGTTTTTTCTGTAATTCAACACTTTTTTAAGGAACAATTGCATGTCCTTTTGCTCTTCTGTTAAGCCTTCGCCTGTAAAGGCATTAACGGTGTCGTCTGCCCAACCTCCGGGGAAATCGGAACGGATTAATCCGTGGTCTCCTGGATTGTCAAAATCGTGCATTAAAATTTCCGTGCCGTAATAAATTTGTGGAATTCTAGGTAGCGTTAACACATAGCTTAAAGCCATTTTGGTGCTTGTAACATCGCCATTTAGCTGAGTGAAAATGCGACTCATATCGTGATTGTCTGGGAAAATCATAAAATCTTTTGGCTTGGCATAATGAAAATCGTTAGCCAATCCTTCGTATATTTTAACCAAACCGGTATCCCATGATTCTTCTTCATTTAAAGCATCCACAATTAAACGTTGCATTGGGAAATCCATTGGGGATTTTAAATTCGATTTGTAACCGTCCCCATTATTTGCACCATCTTGCCAATACCCAACTATTAATGGATTTAAGCTCCACTCTTCGCCAACAATACTAAAATTCGGGTATTCGTGCATGATAGCACCCGCCCACTTACTCATAAAATGCTTATCAGGATAAGGATAGGTGTCTTGACGTATACCACCTAAATTTACAGTTTCTATCCACCAAATACTGTTTTGAATGGTGTATTTGGCCATAAATGGATTGCGCTGATTTAAGTCTGGCATCGCCGAAACAAACCAACCAACATTCATGTTTTTTTTATCTATTTTCGAAGCATAAACATCTTGATTTACCGTACGTCTGTGATTGGTTGTAATGCTTTTGTCGCTGCTCCAATCTTCTCTGTTTTTTTCATAGTTTTCCTGGTAGTTTATCCAATCTTTAAAAGGTAAATCTTTCATCCACCAGTGTTCCAATCCGCAATGGTTGGCGACTTGATCCATGATTAATTTCATGCCTTTTTCAGACATTTTAGAGGATAAGGTTTTGTAATCCTCAAGCGTGCCGTAACGCGGATCGACCTGATAATAATCGGTAATGGCATAGCCATGGTATGAACCTTGAAACATATCATTGGTTAATAACGGACACGACCAAATGGCGGTGAAACCTAAATCGTCAATATAATTTAAATGGTTTATCATACCTTGAATATCACCGCCATGTCTTGCATAATCATCGGTTCTGTCAATAGTTTTTTCGTTCAAGTTTTCGCTGTTGTCGTTGGCGGGATTGCCATTTGCAAACCTATCGGGTGTAATCAAATAAATGGCATCACTACTATTGAAACCAACATAATCTTCGGCTGATTTTTCTCTGGATTTTAATTCGTAAGTATGAATCAAATCATCTTCATTTTCTTTTTTAAAAACGATATTGAATTTACCAGCTTTTGTTGTTTCAGAAATATTTAAATCTATAAACAGATAGTTTGGGCTATCGGCTTGATGCACCTTTTCAATAGAAACGCCGTGATAAGAAATCTCTGGATTCCATTTTGAAATATTAGGATGGTGCACCAAAAGTTGTAACGAAGCATCCTTAAAGCCTACCCACCAATTAATGGGCTCAATGCGGTTAATATCATGCTTTTCAATTATTGAAGAATTTTTATCAACCTCATTTTCAGTCATATTGCTTTCTTTTTTACAAGCTAAATTTAAGCTAAATACAAATAGTAACCCAACTGTTATGGCATAGATATTAGTCTTTTTGTTATTAATATAGTAACCCATGATAATTTAATTTATAGGTTTAATGCTTATGGCATATCCACCGGCTGGAACTGAAAGTAGCGATAGTTTTGATTTGTTGCTTACCTTTTTTGTTGAAATGGTATAGGCTTGCGGATTGGTTTTGTAGTCCGCATCTTTAGCATCGGCATAAATAGTTGCTGTGTATTTTTTTCCTTTTTCAAGGAAATCCAACTTGATGTTTGATGTTCTTTGATGGTTGCCATTAACATTGCCTACAAACCAATTGTCGCTCCCTTTTTCCTTTCGTGCCACGGTAATGTAGTGCCCGGGTTCTGCCTCTAAATAGATGCTTTCGTCCCAATCTATCGCTACGTCCTTTATAAATTGAAAGGCATCCATAAACTGCTCGTAATGCTCTGGTAAATCGGCTGCCATTTGCAAGGGGCTGTACATGGTAACGTACAAGGCCAATTGATTGGCAAGGGTACTGTTTACATGCGAATTGTTATTGGGATTAAGTTTGCTGATGTCCATTTCAAAAATCCCAGGCGTGTAATCCATCGGGCCACCAATTAATCGTGTAAAAGGTAAAATGGTAACGTGGTTTGGTTTTGAACCACCAAAGGCTTGAAATTCCGTGCCTCGCGCCGATTCGTTGCCTATTAAATTGGGATAGGTTCTGCTAATTCCCGTTGGCCGAACCGCTTCGTGAGCATTAACCATAATTTTGTAATCTGCTGCTTTTTCAATGGCATATTGATAGTGGTTTACAATCCACTGGCTGTAGTGATGCTCACCTCGTGGTAAAATATTACCAACATAACCACTTTTAACAGACTCGTAACCGTTATCGTTCATAAATTGGTATGCCTTATCCATATGGCGCTCGTAGTTTCGTACCGACCCGGATGTTTCGTGGTGCATCATCATTTTAACTCCTTTTGATTTTGCATAGTTGTGAATTTCTTGAACATCAAAATCCGGATACGGCGTAACAAAATCGAACACATAATCTTTAGATTTTCCGAACCAATCTTCCCAACCTTCGTTCCAACCTTCAACTAAAACGGCATCAAAACCGTGTTCCGAAGCAAAATCAATATACCGTTTCACTTTGGTGTTGTTTGCGGCGTGTGTTTTGTTAGGTGTTACTTTTGAATAATCGGTAACGCCCAATTGTACCGATGGCAATTCATCGGTATACGCCCACGAGCTTTTTCCGGTTATCATTTCCCACCAAACCCCGATATATTTTACGGGTTTAATCCACGAGGTATCTTCAATGGCACACGGGTCGTTTAGGTTTAGCGTTAATTTTGAAGCTAAAATATCTCGAGCGTCATCGCTTACCATTACGGTTCTCCAAGGCGATTTGCAAGGTGCTTGCATATAACCTTTATCGCCAATGGCATCGGGTGTTAAGTGCGATTCGAAAATCAAATTTTCTTCATTTAAATTTAAGTGCATGCACGAGTAGTTTATTAATGCGGCTTCGTGCAGATTTATGTAAAGCCCATCGGCGGTTTTCATCATTAATGCGGTTTGTACACCTGTTTTAGAAAACTGCTCCTGTGAAGCATTATCGGTAACCGCGGCATCAAATTTATCGCTTATTTCTGATAGTTTAGATTCGGTGTAATCGTATTCTTGGGTGTCGTAATCTCCAGGAATCCAAAAAGCGGTATGGTTGTTCGTCATGGCAAACTGGGTTTTCTCTTCTTTTATGATGAAATATACCAGGTTTTCTTGTTGTGGAAATTCATATCGAAACCCTAATCCTTCATTAAATAATCTAAAACGAATAACCATGATTCGGTCGGTTTCATTTTGTTTTAAATGGATGGCCAACTCGTTGTAATGGTTCCTGATTTGTTTTTCTTCACCCCAAACCGGTGTCCACGTATCATCAAAAGTTGCTGTTTCAGTTTTAAGAATGCTGAAATCATTCAACAATGATTTTTCGTCATTTTTAAGCTCCAAGCCTAAGGTACTTGGCTTAATAACCGCCTTGTTTTTATAGCTTAATTGATAGGTTGGTGTGCCTTCGTTTTTTAGCGAAAACTGCATGGTTAAAGCACCATTTGGCGATTGTAAGGTTTGCGAGTTGGCTACGTTGAAAGCTGAAAATAAAACCGTAAAGCTTAATACAAATAAGGATTTCATCTTTTAAATTTTTTATGTTATTGTGTTTTAATATAATCTATACAGCTTGCAACTGTTTTGTTTTAAGCAATATGGGCTTGTTGTTTACAAGAATTTCGAGTTCGCTACCGCTTAAAATTTCAAAATGGGTTTGTTTATGACCAATATCTACTTTTAAAATATGATTTCTAAAATTGATTTTAAATGAATAGGCTTCCCATTGCTCTGGTATTTTTGGCGTAAACGACAGCTTATTATCTTTTAAGCGCATCCCACCGAAACCTTCAACAATACTCATCCACGTGCCTGCCATTGATGTAATGTGCAAGCCTTCGTGAACTTCGTGATTGTAATCGTCTAAATCTAAACGTGAAGTGCGCAAATAAAACTGATACGCTTGGTCCATCCGGTTTAATTTAGCGGCTTGAATACTGTGTACACATGGCGATAGCGAACTTTCGTGAACGGTTAAAGGTTCGTAAAAATCGAAATGACGCTCTAATTCTTTAGTGGAAAATTGGTCTTCAAAAAAGTAAAACCCCTGTAAAACATCGGCTTGTTTTATATAAGGTGAACGCAAAATTCTATCCCAAGACCATTTTTGATTTATAGGACGCTGCGATGTATCTAAATTTGATACCGAAATGAGTTCTTTGTCCAAAAAGCCATCTTGCTGTAAATATACGTTGTGCTTTTTAGAATATGGAAAAAACATGTTATCGGCAACGGTTTTCCATTGTTTCATTTCGTTTGTAGACAAAGATACCTTGTTAATTATTCGTTGATAATCTGATGCAAATTCTGTGGCGACTTTACCAATGTTTTCAATGGTATAATTAATGCACCATTGCGCTATATAGTTGGTGTACCAGTTGTTGTTTACATTGTTTTCGTATTCGTTTGGCCCAGTAACACCCAAAATTACATACTTGTTTTTGTCTTTTGAAAAAGATGCGCGTTGTTGCCAAAAACGGGCAATTCCAATTAATACTTCCAACCCTTTTTCGGGTATGTAACTATAATCGCCGGTGTAGCGGTGGTAATTAAATATGGCAAACGCTATGGCACCGTTACGGTGGATTTCCTCAAAAGTAATTTCCCATTCGTTATGGCATTCTTCGCCATTCATGGTAACCATAGGGTATAGGGCTGCACCGTTTTTAAAGCCCAGTTTTTCAGCATTTTCAATAGCTTTTTCCAAATGATTGTAACGATATTCCAATAAATTTCTGGCTACTTTTTCATCTTTTGTGGCCATGTAAAAAGGAATACAATACGCCTCGGTATCCCAATAGGTACTGCCGCCATATTTTTCGCCTGTAAAACCTTTGGGGCCAATATTTAACCTGGAGTCTTTACCCAAATAGGTTTGGTTGAGTTGAAAAATATTAAAACGAATACCTTGTTGGGCTTTTACATCGCCTGTAATGTTGATGTCTGCACGTTCCCAAATATTGGACCAAGCTTCTTTTTGCTTGTGTAAAAGCCCATCAAATCCTAAGGTAATAGCGTTGTCTAAAATTTGTTTGGACACTGAAACCAATTCGGTTTTATCGTAGTTTCTGTCTGCAACATAACCTCCGAATTTTTGAATGGAGTAGGTGTCGCCTTTTTTTACTTGATGGCTATAATCAAAGGAAATATAATTGGCTTCTGAATTGATATTAGGGTTTATAAACAATCCTTTGTTGTTTAAATAGACTTTCGATTCCATAAACGTAGAAACATAAAACCCTGTTTTCATGGTTTTTGTTTCAATAAATGCCCAATTGTTTTCGTGACTCACCTTTAAGGTGTCCCAAAATTTATCGTCCCAATTGGAGTCTTCGTTTGTAATACCACTGTCTAAATAGGGTTGAAATTGGATGTGGGCATCGTTATTTATGGGTTTAATTTGATATTCGATAGCACCCAATTCTTCTAAATCTAAACTTAAAAAACGCTTGGTTTTAACCTCAATTTGAATATTGTTTTGTAGCGTAGCCGTAAATTGTCTGGACAACCAACCCTCTTGCATATTGAGTTCTCTTTTGAAGTTTTCAACCTTTCTACAGGTAAATAAATCCAACTGCTCGCCATTAACAGATACGTTTATACCAATCCAATTTGGAGCGTTAAGTACTTTAGCAAAATACTCTGGGTAGCCATTTTTCCACCAACCTACTTTGGTTTTATCGGGGTAATACACACCGGCAATGTAACTGCCTTGAAATGTTGGTCCGGAGTAATGCTCTTCAAAATTGGCACGTTGACCCATAGCACCATTACCGATGCTAAATATACTTTCGGAAGATTTAACACGACTAGCGTCAAAACCTTCTTCAATGATGGACCAGCTGTTTGGTTTTATATAATCTTGATTCATTTTATTTTAGATGATAGAGGATAGACATTAGACCGATTTGCGGTTAAGCGCCACGAACTAAAGACACTATTTCTCGATTGTTGTTTTTTGTTTTAATAACATAAATACTGAACATCAAGCACAAACTTGAAGATTGCATTAGTTATGTCTGTTTTATAGTTTCTGTTTTTTTATCAATGTTTTGATGAAATCTGGACTTATTTCGGTTAAATCCTTAAAATTAAAATCGGCTTTATGAAGCGTTTGTTTATCACCAATCCCGAGGGAAATCATATTTGCCGCATTAGCGGCTTCAACTCCGGCAATGGCATCTTCAAAAACAATGCATTTTTCCGGTTTTAGGTTTAGCATTTTCGCACCCAACAAAAACACTTCGGGGTCGGGTTTTGCTTTAGAAACACTGTTCCCATCAACAATTCCAGTAAACCTGTCAAATAAATTAACTTTCTTTAAGATTAATGTCGCATTTTTGCTGGCAGAACCCAATACATATTGAATTCCCAAACCATCTAAAGTGTCTAAAAGCTCTGTTACACCCGGAAGAATTTCTTCAGGCCCCATTTTGGTGATATAACTTAAATAATCTTCATTTTTACTAATTAAAATTTCTTGTTTTTTTTCTTCTGAAAGCTTCATTTTTCCAATATCCAGAAGAATTTCCAAAGACCTTACGCGACTAACCCCTTTAAGCAATTCGTTATGTGCTTCGGTAAATTCGAAACCCAAATCATCTGCAAGGTGTTTCCAGGCTAAAAAATGGTATTTTGCGGTGTCTACAATAACGCCGTCTAAATCGAATATGATTCCTGTTTTGTTCATTTGTTAAGATTGAATTACATCGTCTACATCCTTGACTTTATAAACTAAAGATGCAGCGATTAAAAAACTTACGCCACTCATCATTAGGGCATATACGGCATGATTGTCATAGGCATATTTTACAAGTGGGCCACCAATTAAAGCGTTGATTATTTGAGGTATTACAATGAAGAAATTAAAAATCCCCATGTAAACACCCATTTTCTTTGGGGAAATGGAACCGGCTAAAATCGCATATGGCATGGCCAAAATACTTGCCCAAGCAATACCAACGGCTATCATTGAAACAATGAGCCAATTTTCATCTGGCATAATGTAAATGGATAGTAAGCCTAAACCACCAATAATTAACGATATGGAATGTGTTTTTTTACGTCCGATTTTCTTAGCGATATAAGGCAGTGCAAAAGCATAAAATGCAGAAATTAAGTTGTAAACCCCAAATAGAATTCCTACCCAATCTCCCGCATCTTGGTACGTGGTACTGCTACTATCGGTATGCGGCAACCCGTAAATATGCTGTGCAATTGCTGGTGTAGCAAATACCCACATGCCGAAAAGCCCAAACCATGAAAAGAATTGCACCCAACTTAATTGGCGCATGGTTGTCGGCATTTTTTTGAAATCCTCAAATATGTCCAACAAGCTAGATTTTGCTTCTTCACCATGATTACTTACAGTATCGGCGTGTTTCTGTTCATCTTCAAAACTTGCTAATTCTTCAGGAGAATATTCCTTGGTTGTTAAGACGGTTACTAAAATTGATGCGATTAAAATAATAGCCCCAATAATAAAGGATAGAATTAAATTAAACGGCACAGCACCTTCGACGGTTTCATTTGAAACACCAAACCAATTTGTTAAAGCATAAGGCAACCACGAGCCAATTACGGCGCCAAACCCAATGAGTGCGGTTTGAACGCTAAAACCCAATGTACGTTGGTCTGTTCTTAAATTATCGCCAACCAAAGCACGGAATGGTTCCATAGCAATATTGAAGGAGGCATCCATAATCATAAGCATGCCTGCGCCAACCCAAAGTGCGGGTAAAAAAGCAATAAATATATCGGCTTGTGGCATTAATATCAAACCAATTGATGCTAAAATGGCACCGACCAAAAAGAATGGCTTACGCCTGCCAAATCTCCCCCAGGTTTTGTCGCTATAATGCCCAACTATGGGTTGAACAATTAAGCCCATTAAAGGCGCAATTATCCAAAACCATGATAGCTCATGAACATCGGCTCCGAAAATTTGAAGTATTCTACTGGCGTTGGCATTTTGCAGTGCAAAACCCATTTGTATTCCCAAGAACCCGAAACTCATGTTCCAAATTTCCCAGAAACTTAATCTACGCTTTTCCATTAATAGTATATTTAAATTAATACTATTTCGATAAGCGATAACTTATCAAAACTTATTGTGAGAAGTGAAAATATAAGTTTTGAATCGGCATCAAAGATATAAAAGAATTTTATTATTCCTAATAAAAATTTTGATTCAATAGGATGTTACGAAACTATTTAGTTGATTCTCTTTCAATAATATCGGTTTCAATTACAACTTTTATAAAGTCTGATTTTCTAACACCATTTTTAAAATATTGAGGGCTTTCTGTATCTGATGCTTCCAGTCTATCTATTAATAAATTGGCCGCCTGCTCGCCAATTTTCTGCCCGTGCTGACTCACCGTTGTTAAGCTTGGGGTAGCGTGTTTTGAGAGCACACCATCGGTAAAACCAATAACCTGAACATCATCTGGAATACGAAGCCCGAGTTTTCTTGCTACTTTCATCGCGGTTACTGCGTAAAGCTCGTTAACGGCAAAAACGCCATCAATGTTAGCATTGATTTTAAAGAATTGTTCTATTTCTTGTTCCAAACCTTCAATTTGATTTTCAACATCTAAACTGTCATCAATTTTCAATATCAAATTAGGTTCAGCAATTATTTTGTTTTGCTCTAAAGCTTCAATATAGCCTTGGGTTCTCAAGCGTCCCACACTTACATAATCCATAGTGGTTATTAATGCAATATTTTTACAGCCGTTTTCAATAAGCTTTTTCACTGCTTTTATCGATCCGTTAAAATCGTCGACAATTACTTTGTCGCAATCCACTTCATTTACAACCCTATCAAACATAACAATGGGCATGCCTTGGTTTATGGTGGCATTGAAATGATGGTAATCTTGTTTGAGTAGCGTTTCTTTCGAAATGGATAGAATAAACCCGTCTATACTGCCATTGGCAAGCATTTCCATATTGATGATTTCTTTCGCAAACGACTCGTTGGACAACCCCACAATAACGTTATAACCTCTTCGGTTGGCTACTCGCTCAATGCCTCGAATAACGGTTGAGAAAAAGTGATGCACGATTTCGGGTATTAAAATCCCAATGGTTTTGGTTTTTCTGTTTTTTAAGCTGAGCGCAATATTGTTGGGCTTATAGTTGTAAAATTTGGCGAATGCTTGAATTTTTTGAGTGGTTTCTTCGCTAATTTCCTTACTGCCACTAAGTGCTTTTGAAACGGTTGAAATGGATACATCCAATTCGCGTGCTATTTGTTTCAGGGTAATTTTTCTTTTCATGAGCGTTTATTAAGGAGAGTTTGGTGCTATTCAATTAAGTTCTTAAAGATATTACATTATTTTATATTCACCCATTTTTGCAGATTTTTCAGTATATGAAAAAAAAGATAAAAAGTTGTTAACACGAAAACGTTTTCGCTAATAATTTCGTAATCCTAAATTGTTTTCTTACATAGAGTTTGCCTAATTTTATCCCTGAGAAGTGAAAATATAATTAAACTAAACTATTACACTAACTTTAATAAAATTGTATGAAGACAACTACTAAAAGCTTATTGTTTTTTCTGTTTTTTGTACCCATACTCATGTTTGGGCAAACTACACTTACAGGAACAGTAACCGAGCAATCAACCTCTATTCCGCTTCCAGGGGTTAATGTCGTGATTAAAAACACGACCACCGGAACGGCAACAGATTTTGATGGTAATTATCAAATTGAAGTAAACAACGGAGACGTATTGGTATTCTC
Protein-coding regions in this window:
- a CDS encoding alpha/beta hydrolase-fold protein: MKKQIIILLLSFIFVSCSNKKKQDNRLSDKAVVTFVIKDLPKTHNFKDDIYISGDFEGWSGGKTPFKLHKKNNQYSISIPENAKTISYKFTLGNWDNVECKTNGNPIENRTYSFLKSTDTVTVNIANWSNPNQQNKASTAAKNVHVFAENFDIPQLQRHRKISVYLPPNYESSNVRYPVLYMQDGQNVFDEKTSYSGEWDVDETLNKMFNETGFGLIVVAIDHGGNKRLNEYSAWDNKKYGKGEGALYLKFLMNNLKPEIDRVYRTKTDSKNTGISGSSMGGLFAHYAAIKRPDVFGKAAVFSPSFWYADASFQFTKSHPNNSKFYYVVGEKEGEDLVNATNKMVELMQSNGFSKENIHQKTVPHGTHSESFWKTEFKQAISWLFINE
- a CDS encoding glycoside hydrolase family 13 protein translates to MTENEVDKNSSIIEKHDINRIEPINWWVGFKDASLQLLVHHPNISKWNPEISYHGVSIEKVHQADSPNYLFIDLNISETTKAGKFNIVFKKENEDDLIHTYELKSREKSAEDYVGFNSSDAIYLITPDRFANGNPANDNSENLNEKTIDRTDDYARHGGDIQGMINHLNYIDDLGFTAIWSCPLLTNDMFQGSYHGYAITDYYQVDPRYGTLEDYKTLSSKMSEKGMKLIMDQVANHCGLEHWWMKDLPFKDWINYQENYEKNREDWSSDKSITTNHRRTVNQDVYASKIDKKNMNVGWFVSAMPDLNQRNPFMAKYTIQNSIWWIETVNLGGIRQDTYPYPDKHFMSKWAGAIMHEYPNFSIVGEEWSLNPLIVGYWQDGANNGDGYKSNLKSPMDFPMQRLIVDALNEEESWDTGLVKIYEGLANDFHYAKPKDFMIFPDNHDMSRIFTQLNGDVTSTKMALSYVLTLPRIPQIYYGTEILMHDFDNPGDHGLIRSDFPGGWADDTVNAFTGEGLTEEQKDMQLFLKKVLNYRKNSKAIHDGKTIHFAPEDGVYVLFRVFEDETVVLILNKNEEPIQLDLNRFEEMGLTEKTLFNIITDAKVVWKDSLVLNEKGSTILSTKL
- a CDS encoding glycoside hydrolase family 97 protein codes for the protein MKSLFVLSFTVLFSAFNVANSQTLQSPNGALTMQFSLKNEGTPTYQLSYKNKAVIKPSTLGLELKNDEKSLLNDFSILKTETATFDDTWTPVWGEEKQIRNHYNELAIHLKQNETDRIMVIRFRLFNEGLGFRYEFPQQENLVYFIIKEEKTQFAMTNNHTAFWIPGDYDTQEYDYTESKLSEISDKFDAAVTDNASQEQFSKTGVQTALMMKTADGLYINLHEAALINYSCMHLNLNEENLIFESHLTPDAIGDKGYMQAPCKSPWRTVMVSDDARDILASKLTLNLNDPCAIEDTSWIKPVKYIGVWWEMITGKSSWAYTDELPSVQLGVTDYSKVTPNKTHAANNTKVKRYIDFASEHGFDAVLVEGWNEGWEDWFGKSKDYVFDFVTPYPDFDVQEIHNYAKSKGVKMMMHHETSGSVRNYERHMDKAYQFMNDNGYESVKSGYVGNILPRGEHHYSQWIVNHYQYAIEKAADYKIMVNAHEAVRPTGISRTYPNLIGNESARGTEFQAFGGSKPNHVTILPFTRLIGGPMDYTPGIFEMDISKLNPNNNSHVNSTLANQLALYVTMYSPLQMAADLPEHYEQFMDAFQFIKDVAIDWDESIYLEAEPGHYITVARKEKGSDNWFVGNVNGNHQRTSNIKLDFLEKGKKYTATIYADAKDADYKTNPQAYTISTKKVSNKSKLSLLSVPAGGYAISIKPIN
- a CDS encoding glycoside hydrolase family 65 protein encodes the protein MNQDYIKPNSWSIIEEGFDASRVKSSESIFSIGNGAMGQRANFEEHYSGPTFQGSYIAGVYYPDKTKVGWWKNGYPEYFAKVLNAPNWIGINVSVNGEQLDLFTCRKVENFKRELNMQEGWLSRQFTATLQNNIQIEVKTKRFLSLDLEELGAIEYQIKPINNDAHIQFQPYLDSGITNEDSNWDDKFWDTLKVSHENNWAFIETKTMKTGFYVSTFMESKVYLNNKGLFINPNINSEANYISFDYSHQVKKGDTYSIQKFGGYVADRNYDKTELVSVSKQILDNAITLGFDGLLHKQKEAWSNIWERADINITGDVKAQQGIRFNIFQLNQTYLGKDSRLNIGPKGFTGEKYGGSTYWDTEAYCIPFYMATKDEKVARNLLEYRYNHLEKAIENAEKLGFKNGAALYPMVTMNGEECHNEWEITFEEIHRNGAIAFAIFNYHRYTGDYSYIPEKGLEVLIGIARFWQQRASFSKDKNKYVILGVTGPNEYENNVNNNWYTNYIAQWCINYTIENIGKVATEFASDYQRIINKVSLSTNEMKQWKTVADNMFFPYSKKHNVYLQQDGFLDKELISVSNLDTSQRPINQKWSWDRILRSPYIKQADVLQGFYFFEDQFSTKELERHFDFYEPLTVHESSLSPCVHSIQAAKLNRMDQAYQFYLRTSRLDLDDYNHEVHEGLHITSMAGTWMSIVEGFGGMRLKDNKLSFTPKIPEQWEAYSFKINFRNHILKVDIGHKQTHFEILSGSELEILVNNKPILLKTKQLQAV
- the pgmB gene encoding beta-phosphoglucomutase — encoded protein: MNKTGIIFDLDGVIVDTAKYHFLAWKHLADDLGFEFTEAHNELLKGVSRVRSLEILLDIGKMKLSEEKKQEILISKNEDYLSYITKMGPEEILPGVTELLDTLDGLGIQYVLGSASKNATLILKKVNLFDRFTGIVDGNSVSKAKPDPEVFLLGAKMLNLKPEKCIVFEDAIAGVEAANAANMISLGIGDKQTLHKADFNFKDLTEISPDFIKTLIKKQKL
- a CDS encoding MFS transporter produces the protein MEKRRLSFWEIWNMSFGFLGIQMGFALQNANASRILQIFGADVHELSWFWIIAPLMGLIVQPIVGHYSDKTWGRFGRRKPFFLVGAILASIGLILMPQADIFIAFLPALWVGAGMLMIMDASFNIAMEPFRALVGDNLRTDQRTLGFSVQTALIGFGAVIGSWLPYALTNWFGVSNETVEGAVPFNLILSFIIGAIILIASILVTVLTTKEYSPEELASFEDEQKHADTVSNHGEEAKSSLLDIFEDFKKMPTTMRQLSWVQFFSWFGLFGMWVFATPAIAQHIYGLPHTDSSSTTYQDAGDWVGILFGVYNLISAFYAFALPYIAKKIGRKKTHSISLIIGGLGLLSIYIMPDENWLIVSMIAVGIAWASILAMPYAILAGSISPKKMGVYMGIFNFFIVIPQIINALIGGPLVKYAYDNHAVYALMMSGVSFLIAASLVYKVKDVDDVIQS
- a CDS encoding LacI family DNA-binding transcriptional regulator, with amino-acid sequence MKRKITLKQIARELDVSISTVSKALSGSKEISEETTQKIQAFAKFYNYKPNNIALSLKNRKTKTIGILIPEIVHHFFSTVIRGIERVANRRGYNVIVGLSNESFAKEIINMEMLANGSIDGFILSISKETLLKQDYHHFNATINQGMPIVMFDRVVNEVDCDKVIVDDFNGSIKAVKKLIENGCKNIALITTMDYVSVGRLRTQGYIEALEQNKIIAEPNLILKIDDSLDVENQIEGLEQEIEQFFKINANIDGVFAVNELYAVTAMKVARKLGLRIPDDVQVIGFTDGVLSKHATPSLTTVSQHGQKIGEQAANLLIDRLEASDTESPQYFKNGVRKSDFIKVVIETDIIERESTK